The genomic region CGCGCTGATGGAGCTGATCTCGTTCGACGAGGAGGGCAACTGCCTCAACTCGTCGTTCATGGATTACCTCATCCCCACGGCGCTCGAGACGCCCGACTTCGAGCTTGGGGCGACCGTCACGCCGTGCCCGCACCATCCGCTGGGCGCGAAGGGCGTGGGCGAGTCGCCGAACGTGGGCTCGCCGCCGGCCGTTGTGAACGCGGTGATCGACGCCCTTTACGAGACGCACGGCGTGGACCACATCGACATGCCCTGCACTCCCGCGCGCGTATGGCGGGCGATGCAGGGACGGCCCGAGCCGCCGCAGTGAGCCCGGACGAGGCAGCCGGAGAGATCCGGCGGCTCGTTCCCGACGTCGAGACGCTGGCGCAGCGCCTGGCCAGCGTGGACTACCTGGTGGACGAGGGTCTCGCCACGTCCATGTTCCTGTCGCTGCGCCTGCCGCAGCCGCTGCTGCTCGAGGGCGAGGCCGGCGTGGGCAAGACCGAGGCTGCAAAGGCCCTCGCGCTCGTGCTCGACACGCCTCTGGTGCGCCTCCAGTGCTACGAGGGGATCGACGCCGCCGAGGCGCTGTACGAGTGGAACTATCCGCGCCAGCTCCTGTCGATCCGGCTGGCGGAGTCCCAGGGGGAGTCGCTCGCCGAGGAGGATCTGTTCGGCAGCGAGTACCTGATCCGCCGGCCGCTGCTGCGTGCCCTGGAGCATCCGGGGCCGCGTCCCGCGGTCCTGCTCGTGGACGAGATCGACCGCGCGGACGACGACTTCGAGGCGTTCCTGCTCGAGCTTCTGGCAGAGGCCGCGGTCACGATTCCGGAGCTCGGCACCATTCGCGCCACGCACCCGCCGATCATCGTCCTCACCTCCAACCGCACGCGCGATCTGCACGACGCCGTGAAGCGCCGCTGCCTCTACCACTGGATCCCCTACCCCACGCCCGAGCGCGAGGTGGAGATCGTGCGGCGGCGGGTGAAGGGCGCGTCGGAGACGCTTGCGGTGCAGGTGGCGAACGCGGTTTCCCGCATGCGCGACTCGGACGTGCAGAAGCCGCCCGGCATCGCCGAGGCGATCGACTGGCTGGCGGCGCTCGAGCTGTTGGGCGTGGAGACGCTCGACCCGAACACGGTCGATCGCACGCTTGGAACCGTCCTGAAGTACGAGGAGGACCAGGAGGTGATTCGCGCGGGCGGCCTGGAGCAGCTCGTGCGGAGCGAATGAGCCGCGAGTTTCGGGTATCGACTGTCGAGCTGGATCTGCCGCCGTTCGTGGGCGCCTTCAGCCGCCTGCTTCACGAGGCGGGCCTACCCATCACACCGGCTCGCGCCGCCGATTTCGCGCGCGCGCTCACGCTCGTCGAGCCCATCTCCCGGCGGCGCCTCTACTGGACCGCGCGGAGCGTGCTCGTGTCCGACCAGTCGCAGGTGAAGACGTTCGACTCCGTGTTCTTCTCCGTGTTCGGGCAGCGGATGGACGACGAGCCATTCGAGCCGGAGCTCCCGGAGGGAGCCACCGACGCCGAACCTCCGACCTCCGACCTCCCGCCTCAGACCTCCGGCGAGGCGAAAGGCGGCCGTTCGTCCTGGAGCCACGCCGGCGGAGCGAGCGAAGAGGAAGGATCGGAGCCGCAGCCCCATCTGCTCGCAAGCGACGAGGAGCGGCTGGCCTCAAAGAGCTTCGACGCGCTCGAGCCCGGCGAGCTGGCGCAGCTCTACCAGCTGATGTCGCGCCTCGAGCTGGCCACGCCGGTGCGGCGCACACGCCGGCAGGTGCGCAGCCGCCATGGGGCGAAGATCGACATGCGCCGCACGCTGCGTGGCAGCCTCCGCACCGCCGGCGACCCGGTGCACCTGCGCCACCGCGAGCGCCGCATCAAGCGCCGGCGGCTCGTGATGCTCTGCGATATCTCGGGCTCGATGGAGCCGTACGCGCGCGCGTACCTGCAGTTCCTCACCTCCGCCGTCGGCAGCGGCCCCAACGCCGAGGTGTTCGTGTTCGCCACGCGCCTCACCCGTCTCACGCGAGCGCTGTCCTCGCGCAACCCGGAGCGGGCGATACAGCGTGCGGCGCACACCGCGCCGGACTGGTCGAGCGGCACTCGCATCGGAGACGCTCTGAAGGAGTTCAACGACCGCCACGGGCGGCGCGGCATGGCGCGCGGTGCGGTGATCGTGATCCTCTCCGATGGCTGGGAGCGCGGGGACCCGAAGCTGGTGGCGCGTGAAATGGAGCGGCTCTCACGGCTCGCCCACAAGATCATCTGGGTGAACCCGCGCGTGGCGTCCAGTTTCTTCGTGCCGCGCACAGGTGGAATGAGAGCGGCATTGCCGTATTGCGACACGGTGGTGAGCGGACACAGCTTCGCGGCATTGAAGGAGGTGGTGAACGCGATCGCGGACGAGCTCCCCTCGGGCCGCCGGCCTCCCGTCTCCGGCCTCGCGCCCGAGCCGCCGGAGGAGGACTGGCCGAGTGCCACTCCTGTCGCGGGCAGCTCCGTGGCCATGCCTTCCGGTCACGCGCCTTCACGCGGCAACACCACACCGGGTTGGGTCACCGATGAGTGAGCCGAAGACCTGCATCTATCCCGGCTGTGAGCGCCCCGCGGCCCCGTCGGATCCGCGTGGCGGCCCGCAGCCGGCGTTCTGTGACCTCGAGGAGCACAACGCGCTGACGGCACATCAAGAGCGCCAGCGCCTGGCCAAAGAGGGTTCTAACGAGGAGAAGGAGGAAGCGAGTGGCTAACGAGGCCTATCGCGCGGTGTTCCTGCGCGTTCACCCCACGGGCAAGATGGTGCTGAGCCTGACCACGGAGTCCGACGGCAAGGAGCCCGAGTACGCGCAGCTCGTGGCGCACGAGCTCGGGGTGCCGCCGCTCGACGTGAAGGTGGTGCCGGCGGACACCGACCGCTTCGGCGAGGGGCACGGCTACAACACGGCGCCCTCGGACGGCACGCAGGCTGCGATCGTGAGCGCCACGGGCAAGATCCGCGAAAAGGCGCAGCTCCTGGCGGGCGTGGCGCTCGGCGCGCCGCCGGAGACGCTCACCTGGAAGAACGGCGCGTTCATGAACGGCGA from Thermoleophilaceae bacterium harbors:
- a CDS encoding MoxR family ATPase; translation: MSPDEAAGEIRRLVPDVETLAQRLASVDYLVDEGLATSMFLSLRLPQPLLLEGEAGVGKTEAAKALALVLDTPLVRLQCYEGIDAAEALYEWNYPRQLLSIRLAESQGESLAEEDLFGSEYLIRRPLLRALEHPGPRPAVLLVDEIDRADDDFEAFLLELLAEAAVTIPELGTIRATHPPIIVLTSNRTRDLHDAVKRRCLYHWIPYPTPEREVEIVRRRVKGASETLAVQVANAVSRMRDSDVQKPPGIAEAIDWLAALELLGVETLDPNTVDRTLGTVLKYEEDQEVIRAGGLEQLVRSE
- a CDS encoding VWA domain-containing protein; this translates as MSREFRVSTVELDLPPFVGAFSRLLHEAGLPITPARAADFARALTLVEPISRRRLYWTARSVLVSDQSQVKTFDSVFFSVFGQRMDDEPFEPELPEGATDAEPPTSDLPPQTSGEAKGGRSSWSHAGGASEEEGSEPQPHLLASDEERLASKSFDALEPGELAQLYQLMSRLELATPVRRTRRQVRSRHGAKIDMRRTLRGSLRTAGDPVHLRHRERRIKRRRLVMLCDISGSMEPYARAYLQFLTSAVGSGPNAEVFVFATRLTRLTRALSSRNPERAIQRAAHTAPDWSSGTRIGDALKEFNDRHGRRGMARGAVIVILSDGWERGDPKLVAREMERLSRLAHKIIWVNPRVASSFFVPRTGGMRAALPYCDTVVSGHSFAALKEVVNAIADELPSGRRPPVSGLAPEPPEEDWPSATPVAGSSVAMPSGHAPSRGNTTPGWVTDE
- a CDS encoding molybdopterin cofactor-binding domain-containing protein; this translates as MANEAYRAVFLRVHPTGKMVLSLTTESDGKEPEYAQLVAHELGVPPLDVKVVPADTDRFGEGHGYNTAPSDGTQAAIVSATGKIREKAQLLAGVALGAPPETLTWKNGAFMNGDGSDPTQVKTIEDIAMYAHGTGALPPGVEGGLDGQTVYRD